In Panicum virgatum strain AP13 chromosome 5K, P.virgatum_v5, whole genome shotgun sequence, the genomic window ATGGGGCGGGCTATTAGGCAGCATACTGCTCCTTGATATTTAATTTGATCATGGCAAAACACAACCCTACTAACAGATCAAACGCTAGTGGCCTTGTAACCTCAGTTATTTCCCAActaaaaagacaaaaaaatgATTCAAATGCAAGCTTAACTAGCAACAGTCAAAAGACCATTTTTTTACAAGTTTTTTGTTGAAAATTTGATGTAATTGACGCCTATACTGTTTATTTTCACTCATTATAGAACCTACGTATAAGCAGGACAGAGAAAGATGCCCAAAAATGGCGTTTTTACGAGGAGACAGAGGTTCATAATTCACGTCACCAAATTCCACTCAAATGCACGATATTCTAAACAGTGAAATAGACCAACAAGAGAGAAATGTCTCACCAAGCACGTCTCTAACCACACCCATGCCAAGCTCGGAATTATCCCCGAGCATGGAGCACAGAAACTGCTCAGCCTCTTCCACACTATACTTGCGGGCACTCGACCCGCCGCCATCTCTCTCCTGATCCCTACTCTTCCACGCATTTGGCGCGCTCACAGGAGTAGTGGCGGGCCGGGTGTAGTCCTTGCCAATGACGTCCGCGACCATGCCAGTCGCGGCAACGGCAACCCTCTTGGGCCTCCGACCAGCCTTCCTTCCACCAGATCCACTGCGCGGCGAGAgatccggtggcggcggaggttgCGGGGCCGGCTGCGGGGGCTGCGGCGGTTGCGTGTCCTGCGTGGCGCCCAGGATACCAGCCGCCAGGAAGGGGTCCCCGCCGGCCTCGCGGTAGGCGGACTCGACCTGGTCGATGGTGGCGCTGGCGAAGGCGTCGAGCAGCCACGCGAGGTCCCGCCGCTCCTCCCCCGCGACCGACGAGGAGGCGGTGGAGCCGGACGACGAGAAGGGTGAGAAGGATGACGTCGAGGCGGTCCCCGAGGAGCTTGCGGTGAAGGGGGCCGACGAGAACGTCGAGGCCTCGCAGCTGCTGATGGACTCCGTCTCTgaaaccgccgccgcggccgctgctagggttagggtttcgggcCCCAGCGACCCGGCCTCCGAATccgccaccccctccgccgGCGCAGGGgcaggcgccgcagccgccgccggcgagggcttcttcttcttcttggccttcttcttggaCGCCGACGGTTTCATCGCGCCGGTAGCCGTCGCTGCCCCTTCGCCTTTTCTTCCCTATTCTCCTCTCCGTTTTGGCGTCGCTCGAAGGGGGGTTTTCGACTTGCGATTTCGATCgatttgcgaaatttttttcagtcgtggggaaggggaagggaagAATGGGGGGCAGGACAAAAGAGAAGGCACGCGGGCTCGAGGGAGATGGGCGGCGGGGTGGTGGGCCCGCCTGAAACGCCCCACCCGATGTCATGTGGGGCACATGACGTgagggccccacctgtcattgAGAAGACTCCGGCGCCGACGGATGGACGCGGTTGGCAGGCGGCTTATTTTGGACAGGCGTTTACTCCGAGAGACTGGTGGGTGGGGTTGGCCGGCGAGACAGCGGGTCCCGCGCCGGCTGTGAACTGTGATGAAGAGGATCTGCAGAGATCGTGGGAGCGGGCGGGAACGGTGGCAACGCCCAAGTGGGATTATCTTTTGCATGGTAACCATAAAGTCCACGAGATCAAATTAGCCTATCCAAACTTCCAAAGCCGTGTGCTGCACAGGCACCGTGCTACTACAATTTACAAAGATACTATTGCACTGTTACTTTATATTACTTTATAGTTCGTTTAAATTATTTATGTCAAATTTGACCAGTCgtattattcaaaaatttatgcaaactatTACTTCTTTTTGTTGCGGTTTGCATTAATAATGCGGGTTCTTCAAAAATGACTAAAATTTGATTATATTTatacaattttttaaaataagcaGTAATCAAACTTAAGGTAAAAGAtcaaacaaattataatttgaaacgtaGTGATACTTTACAAAACGGTGATAAGGTGTCCATCTAAAAAAGCAACCGGTTAACTGCACGAGGAAGGGGGCCCTGATACCACTCAAGATTGTAACTCCAACTCAAATGTTAATGTATTTCGATCCGTACACATGCTTTTGACAATACAACTTGTACATGCAATTACTTATGATGACGTACACATGCTCTTGTTGGGCTTGCATTCCCTGGCCCATCCAAGCCCGCTTACACGTGAACTTACCCTAACCCCACTTTCTCTGCTCCGGTCTCAAGCGCgtaccctccgccgccggcgaccattCCGCGCGCAGCCACGCTTGCTTCCCCCGGCCGCCACGATGTCGTCGGAGcctccgcccaccgccgccgccgcggatgaGCTCGCGGCTGACctctccgccgccaccctcaGCAAGAAGCAGCAGAAGAAGGACGCCAGGAAGGCGGAGAAGGCCGAGAAAGCGGCgcagcgccagcagcagcagcagcagctgccggCGGACGCCGAGGACCCCTTCGCGGCCAACTACGGCGATGTCCCCGTCGAGGAGATCCAGTCCAAGGCCATCTCCGGCCGCTCGTGGACCAAGATCGGCGacctcgacgccgacgccgcgggcCGCTCCGTGCTTATCCGCGGGGCCACGCAGGCTATCCGTCCGGTCAGCAAGAAGATGGCCTTCGTCGTCCTGCGCCAGAGCATGAGCACCGTGCAGTGCGTGCTCGTCGCCAgcgccgacgccggcgtcaGCACGCAGATGGTGCGCTTCGCCACCGCCCTCAGCAAGGAGTCCATCGTCGACGTTGAGGGCGTCGTTTCCCTCCCCAAGGAGCCCCTCAAGGCCACGACCCAGCAGGTTCGTTCGACTTGTATCCTGCTCGGCAATTCGCTCACGCAATTCCTGTCATCAGAAAGCAGCAAACCCGTGCCGACTGATCTGATGCGTGTTAGTATGTTCGTATTATTGCTACCTTGACTCTAGGAAGACAAATTAACATGGGATGGCTGTGTTGTTTGTGTTGTCAAGAAAAAATGGGTTTTACTTGCCACCTAATTCACACTTCAGACTACCCTGCATGCCTGATTTGTTTTAATCCCTTGACCTGTTTAACTAATGAATGGATTGTCTATGCGGTCGCGTTGGATGTGATTTGCAGGTGGAGATTCAAGTAAGGAAGATATATTGCATCAATAGGGCTATCCCAACCCTCCCAATTAACCTTGAAGATGCGGCCCGGAGTGAGGCGGAGTTTGAGAAGGCTGAACAGGTATGTGATTTACTTGCATTCTGTTTTAAGGAAACATGTGATTTTGTGCTCAATTTTTCAGTCTATGGTGTTTAGTTTCATATTGAAGTTTTAAGTCATGGGTGCTGTGATTGAAGGCTGGAGAAAAGCTTGTTCGTGTTGGTCAAGATACCCGCTTGAACTACAGAGCTATTGATCTACGAACACCTACGAACCAAGCAATATTCCGGATCCAGTGTCAAGTCGAAAATGTGAGTGTTTGATATTACATGtacttttgttcttcttttatTGATTAAAGTGAGTCTGCTAAACCTTCATGCTTCCATGTTAGGATTATAATCTTCAGTAAAAAGTTACCGTGTTTTGGGCGCCATGCTTGAATTAGGCAGAAGCTGTTACTGTTGTTTAGAGGCTCTGATTGCATCATAGTACAGTTCTAGCAAGTGGAATGTCACTCTGTCTGATTGCAGTACTCGCGGGACTAAATTTTACGATTTATCATGAATCATTTGCTTTTCAAGACCATTTTTGGCTTCCATTCATATTTCCATGTTATGTCAGTGGTTTTCGTGGTTCCAAACATGGTTTTTCATTATCTATTCTTTAACATGTAATGTTCTTCATACTGATTTCTCGATGCTTTTCTTTGCTCAATATATGCAGAAATTCAGAGAATTTTTGTTGTCGAAGGACTTCGTGGGGATCCACACCCCAAAACTGATTTCTGGATCAAGTGAGGGAGGTGCAGCTGTATTCAAGCTTTTGTACAATGGTCAGCCTGCTTGTTTGGCGCAATCTCCTCAGTTGTACAAGCAAATGGCTATCTGTGGTGGGTATGAACGTGTATTTGAGGTTGGTCCTGTGTTTAGAGCAGAAAATTCAAACACACACAGGCATCTCTGTGAGTTTGTTGGTCTTGATGCTGAAATGGAGATTAAGGAGCATTACTTTGAGGTAAAATTGGAAGAAAAatgttttattttaatttaCTGAAGCATTATTTTGATGATTAAATGTTTTTTCTACACAGGTTTGCGATATTATAGATGGCTTGTTTGTGTCAATATTTAAGCACTTGACTGAAAACTGCAAGAAGGAACTTGAGACAATAAATAGGCAGTATCCATTTGAACCTCTGCAGGTAAAACAATCTTGCTTGACTATGCAGTTATCTGAGCTATGTAGCTCTATTGATGATTGACCTAAATTGTGCTAATTATGTTATGCAGTATCTAGAGAAAACCTTGAAGCTCACTTATGAGGAAGGAATTCAAATGCTGAAGGTACAAACTTGCAGCTCCTTCTTGCATAATCTAGGCTTGCTCTGTGTAGCATACAAATGACCATGAAATAAATTTAGTTGCTACTTCATGTGATCTCGGATATGACTCCATATAGCCCTATCAAATTTCTACCCGATATAAGCCCATCAACAAATCCAAGGCACCTATTTATGTAAGCAACTATTTAAATACCTTGTCTATGGGGTAAGCAAACCCAATGCATTGGATTAACCTATCATTCCTGTTTTGCACCTATTTAAATTCACTGATTCAATGAAGTAAACAAGCTATCTTATCTATTGAAATACTTTAAGGGCAATAGGATTTTTCCTCCACCCACCTTAATTTGTGTGCACAAGTTCAATGGACTTATATTAGGGATCAGAGGAAGGAGTCGCTCCTGTCAATTTTATCATAGGCGTTAGGCAGAAACTGAATGTTCACTGATGATTTTTCTAATCAACAGGAAGCTGGAACTGAAATCGAGCCTATGGGTGATCTCAATACTGAAGCTGAGAAAAAACTTGGTCGGCTTGTTAAGGAAAAGTATGTAGACTCTACAACTCTACTATATTTCATTATTTTATTAATTTGATAGCATAACttcctttgttatttttaggTATGGCACCGACTTTTTCATTCTGTATCGCTATCCTTTGGCTGTGCGTCCGTtctacaccatgccttgttatGACAACCCAGCTTACACCAATTCCTTTGATGTGTTCATTCGAGGTAAGCGCTGCAATTGTATGCGTTATTAACAGAGTATATAGTAGTAATAGCAATAAGTATATTTGGGTAAGCCCATTTATTCAGTGTGCATACTCCATGCTTCATTAGTGCTTTAGAGTTTTATGTACGTATAGCAATCGGATTTGTTTAGCTTGTGATTATGAGTTATACCAGTAAAAGTAGGTTCCTGTTTTCCTGTTCTATTAAATGTATCATTATTATCAGTTTTATAAATTGTGCATGAACAGGCACCGTTATTTCTAAATTTTTAGGATTTGGGTTATCTCCTTTGGATTTTGAGTTTTATAAACAGATTGTCTTAGTTCCAGTGGTGTAGCCAGATTGGTGTCTTGTGTGCCTGGGCACACCTAGATTTTGCAAATTTAGTGGGTGTCATCTCTGTACATGgcctaattttttttatggtcTAATACTCTTTATACTAGTGCACACCCGAAACTTTTTAGCGATGCCACTGCTTAGTGCTCAACATGCACCATAACTGATGGGGCCCTTGTGAAACTTAGATATTAGGTTTGCT contains:
- the LOC120705535 gene encoding aspartate--tRNA ligase 2, cytoplasmic-like, coding for MSSEPPPTAAAADELAADLSAATLSKKQQKKDARKAEKAEKAAQRQQQQQQLPADAEDPFAANYGDVPVEEIQSKAISGRSWTKIGDLDADAAGRSVLIRGATQAIRPVSKKMAFVVLRQSMSTVQCVLVASADAGVSTQMVRFATALSKESIVDVEGVVSLPKEPLKATTQQVEIQVRKIYCINRAIPTLPINLEDAARSEAEFEKAEQAGEKLVRVGQDTRLNYRAIDLRTPTNQAIFRIQCQVENKFREFLLSKDFVGIHTPKLISGSSEGGAAVFKLLYNGQPACLAQSPQLYKQMAICGGYERVFEVGPVFRAENSNTHRHLCEFVGLDAEMEIKEHYFEVCDIIDGLFVSIFKHLTENCKKELETINRQYPFEPLQYLEKTLKLTYEEGIQMLKEAGTEIEPMGDLNTEAEKKLGRLVKEKYGTDFFILYRYPLAVRPFYTMPCYDNPAYTNSFDVFIRGEEIISGAQRIHTPELLSKRATECGIDVSTISAYIESFSYGAPPHGGFGVGLERVVMLFCALNNIRKTSMFPRDPQRLVP